A window of the Thermoanaerobaculia bacterium genome harbors these coding sequences:
- a CDS encoding S9 family peptidase, with the protein MDHRRSLRNVFLAAAILGIAAAAAADLPPIVPRDVLFGNPVREFPLISPDASHLAYLAPDEKGVLQVWVGGPDGAGARPVTRDPHRGVTLYQWAGDSRHILYEQDSDGDENFHLYSADIGGGPVRDLTPFQGVKAQNLCTSPRKPGEILVGLNLRKRDLFDMYRIDLETGALRLDTENPGDVISWTKDIDLVIRGATVFDPKTLETVVRVRDSAGAPWRDLVRMPFEDATMFGQFNGGSVIAGFEPDGRALDIVSALHSPTHRLERIDAKTGETLAVLAEDARSDVAEDLFDLVPLVLRHPWTGALQAVAFEWERREWKFLDPAVAADFAALGRTHRGFLDVMSRDEADRRWVVLELVDDGPLTFFLWDRDAKKETPLFQDQPALANYVLAKQKLVTIRARDGVLLPAFLTLPPGVPPKNLPLVLFPHGGPWVRDHWGFDPVVQWLANRGYAVLQVQFRGSTGFGKRFLNLGNHEFGLKMEDDSIDGARWAVAQGIADPKRLAIMGASAGGYATLRAITEHPDMFVAAVDLVGPADVSLLFSTMPAGWGAVKNRWIRRIGDVEHDAELNRKLSPLYHAEAIRTPLLIGQGVNDPRVNIENSNRMVAALRARKIPVDYVVYSDEGHGFQRPENNLDFFGRSEDFLARHLGGRAEPWKKIAGSTAEVR; encoded by the coding sequence ATGGACCACCGGCGATCACTCCGGAACGTCTTCCTCGCGGCCGCGATCCTCGGGATCGCCGCCGCCGCGGCCGCCGACCTGCCGCCGATCGTTCCGCGAGACGTCCTGTTCGGCAACCCGGTCCGCGAGTTCCCGCTGATCTCCCCCGACGCGTCGCACCTCGCGTACCTCGCGCCGGACGAAAAGGGGGTCCTCCAGGTCTGGGTGGGAGGTCCCGACGGAGCGGGCGCGCGTCCCGTCACCCGGGATCCCCACCGGGGCGTGACGCTCTACCAGTGGGCGGGGGACTCGCGGCACATCCTCTACGAGCAGGACTCCGACGGCGACGAGAACTTCCACCTGTACTCCGCCGACATCGGCGGCGGGCCGGTCCGCGACCTCACCCCCTTCCAGGGCGTCAAGGCGCAGAACCTCTGCACGAGCCCCCGGAAGCCGGGCGAGATCCTCGTGGGTCTCAACCTCCGGAAGCGGGACCTCTTCGACATGTACCGCATCGACCTCGAGACCGGCGCCCTCCGGCTCGACACCGAGAACCCCGGCGACGTCATCTCCTGGACGAAGGACATCGACCTCGTGATCCGCGGGGCGACCGTTTTCGATCCGAAGACCCTGGAAACGGTCGTCCGGGTGCGCGACTCGGCCGGCGCGCCCTGGCGCGATCTCGTGCGGATGCCGTTCGAGGACGCGACGATGTTCGGGCAGTTCAACGGCGGGAGCGTCATCGCCGGCTTCGAGCCCGACGGACGGGCGCTCGACATCGTCTCGGCGCTCCATTCCCCGACCCACCGGCTGGAGCGCATCGACGCGAAGACCGGCGAGACGCTCGCGGTCCTCGCCGAAGACGCGCGCTCCGACGTCGCCGAAGACCTCTTCGACCTGGTCCCGCTCGTGCTGCGGCATCCGTGGACCGGCGCCCTCCAGGCCGTCGCGTTCGAGTGGGAGAGGCGGGAGTGGAAATTCCTCGATCCCGCCGTCGCCGCGGACTTCGCGGCGCTCGGCCGCACCCACCGCGGGTTCCTCGATGTCATGAGCCGCGACGAGGCGGACCGGCGGTGGGTGGTGCTGGAGCTCGTCGACGACGGTCCGCTGACCTTCTTCCTCTGGGACCGCGACGCGAAGAAGGAAACGCCGCTCTTCCAGGACCAGCCGGCGCTCGCGAATTACGTTCTCGCGAAGCAGAAGCTGGTCACGATCCGCGCCCGGGACGGCGTCCTCCTCCCGGCCTTTCTCACGCTTCCCCCCGGCGTTCCGCCGAAGAACCTGCCGCTCGTGCTCTTTCCCCACGGGGGCCCGTGGGTGCGCGATCACTGGGGATTCGACCCGGTCGTCCAATGGCTCGCCAACCGCGGCTATGCCGTGCTCCAGGTCCAGTTCCGCGGGTCGACCGGCTTCGGGAAGCGATTCCTGAATCTCGGCAACCACGAGTTCGGCCTCAAGATGGAGGACGACTCGATCGACGGCGCCCGCTGGGCCGTCGCCCAGGGGATCGCCGATCCCAAGCGGCTCGCGATCATGGGCGCGTCCGCGGGCGGCTACGCGACCCTGCGGGCGATCACCGAGCACCCCGACATGTTCGTCGCGGCCGTCGACCTCGTCGGTCCGGCGGACGTCTCGCTCCTCTTCTCGACGATGCCCGCCGGCTGGGGAGCGGTCAAGAACAGGTGGATCCGGCGGATCGGCGACGTCGAGCACGACGCGGAGCTCAACCGGAAGCTCTCGCCGCTCTATCACGCCGAGGCGATCCGCACCCCTCTCCTGATCGGCCAGGGCGTCAACGACCCGCGCGTCAACATCGAGAACTCGAACCGCATGGTCGCCGCGCTGCGCGCGAGGAAGATCCCGGTCGACTACGTCGTCTATTCCGACGAGGGTCACGGATTCCAGCGGCCCGAGAACAACCTCGACTTCTTCGGACGTTCCGAGGATTTCCTCGCCCGGCATCTCGGCGGACGTGCCGAGCCCTGGAAGAAGATCGCGGGATCGACCGCGGAGGTCCGGTGA
- a CDS encoding SMP-30/gluconolactonase/LRE family protein: MRIRAASTLGLLALVAALPSPLRADDRGLDLFATVAERDLIPEGIAFDPATRTLFLGSIRKRKIVALSAEGKARDFVTPEQDGLRSVLGLKVDSRHRALLACSGVDGPGMIHYSPADLGKSAVYEFDLATGRTRRIFRAPPGRHLFNDLVFTRDGILYVTDSLEGCVYRIDRDTGRVDRFTRAGKFVYPNGIAIDPEERTIFVADAQTIRAVDLGGGPRRELAHPPGVHLGEVDGLYFDNGALIAIQNGNPPVRIVRFSLSGSRHRVTGEMVLASGDPRFPEPTTGAIAGDVLYFVGDTQLRAIGKDGGLWPPEKLQPVRVYEMALRTAPPEGGFPRRKR, from the coding sequence GTGAGAATCCGCGCGGCGTCCACGCTCGGTCTTCTGGCCCTCGTGGCGGCGCTCCCCTCGCCGCTCCGCGCCGACGACCGCGGGCTCGATCTCTTCGCGACGGTCGCGGAGCGGGACCTGATTCCCGAAGGAATCGCCTTCGATCCGGCGACGCGGACCCTCTTCCTCGGGAGCATCCGGAAACGAAAGATCGTGGCTCTTTCCGCCGAAGGCAAGGCCCGGGATTTCGTGACGCCGGAGCAGGACGGTCTCCGGAGCGTCCTCGGACTGAAGGTGGACTCCCGACACCGGGCGCTCCTCGCCTGTTCGGGCGTCGACGGCCCCGGGATGATCCACTACTCCCCCGCCGACCTCGGGAAGTCCGCGGTCTACGAGTTCGACCTCGCGACCGGCCGAACGCGCCGGATCTTCCGGGCGCCTCCGGGTCGTCATCTCTTCAACGATCTCGTCTTCACCCGGGACGGGATCCTCTACGTCACGGACAGCCTCGAAGGATGCGTGTACCGCATCGACCGCGACACCGGACGGGTCGACCGCTTCACGCGCGCCGGAAAGTTCGTTTACCCGAACGGAATCGCGATCGACCCCGAGGAGCGCACGATCTTCGTCGCGGATGCCCAGACGATCCGGGCCGTCGACCTCGGAGGCGGCCCGCGGCGCGAGCTCGCGCACCCTCCGGGAGTTCATCTCGGAGAGGTGGACGGCCTCTACTTCGACAACGGCGCGCTGATCGCGATCCAGAACGGGAATCCCCCGGTCCGAATCGTGCGGTTCTCGCTCTCGGGCTCCCGCCATCGGGTCACGGGAGAAATGGTCCTCGCCTCCGGCGATCCGCGCTTCCCGGAACCGACGACCGGAGCGATCGCCGGGGACGTGCTCTATTTCGTGGGCGACACGCAGCTCCGGGCGATCGGGAAGGATGGAGGTCTCTGGCCTCCGGAGAAGCTCCAGCCCGTCCGGGTCTACGAGATGGCGCTGCGCACCGCTCCGCCCGAGGGCGGATTCCCCCGGAGGAAGAGATGA
- a CDS encoding M20/M25/M40 family metallo-hydrolase, with product MKRALVLPMILLWAGTGAFAGESVPPGPPAASGLARSPAASAARAWREAHEVAIVRELVGLLGIPNQASDTADIERNAAAVSALYERRGATVRLLRVPDAPPAVYAALDTPGATKTVTFYAHYDGQPADPRQWTTPPFAPVLRRGTLESGGGELSLEDLAAPLDPEWRIYARSASDDKAPIVGFAAALDALKSRGLRPSVNLRFFFEGEEEAGSPHLATILERYAADLRTDGWILCDGPVHQSRRPQIFFGARGTTGLEMTVYGPNHGLHSGHYGNWAPNPIVRLAHLIDSMRDEEGRILVPGFADDVRPLSESETRAIAAVPRVDEALEKEFGIARPEGNGASLVELLHRPAVNVRGISAGHVGAQAANVIVPEATASIDFRLVPDQTPEGVRRKIESFIEKQGWWIVRQEPDAATRAAHPKIVKLDWEGGYPAARTSMDLPFSRAILAAAGRALGPDVVKMPMLGGSIPMYLFQDGGRIPVVGAPIANHDNNQHAANENLRLKNLWDGIELYATLFAEL from the coding sequence ATGAAACGAGCGCTCGTTCTGCCGATGATCCTGCTGTGGGCCGGTACCGGGGCGTTCGCGGGAGAATCCGTTCCGCCGGGCCCTCCCGCGGCATCCGGTCTCGCGCGATCTCCCGCGGCGAGCGCCGCCCGCGCGTGGCGGGAAGCCCACGAGGTCGCGATCGTTCGCGAGCTCGTCGGGCTTCTCGGCATCCCGAACCAGGCCTCCGACACGGCGGACATCGAACGCAACGCCGCGGCCGTGTCGGCCCTGTACGAGCGGCGCGGGGCGACGGTCCGCCTTCTCCGGGTCCCCGACGCCCCGCCGGCCGTCTACGCGGCGCTCGACACGCCGGGCGCGACGAAGACCGTCACCTTCTACGCGCATTACGACGGCCAGCCGGCGGACCCGCGGCAATGGACGACGCCTCCCTTCGCTCCCGTGCTTCGGCGGGGCACCCTCGAATCGGGAGGGGGCGAGTTGTCGCTCGAGGACCTCGCGGCTCCCCTCGATCCCGAATGGCGGATCTATGCCCGATCGGCCTCCGACGACAAGGCGCCGATCGTGGGATTCGCGGCCGCCCTCGACGCCCTGAAATCCCGGGGCCTTCGTCCGTCGGTCAATCTCCGGTTCTTCTTCGAAGGGGAAGAGGAGGCGGGATCGCCGCATCTGGCGACGATCCTCGAGCGGTACGCCGCCGATCTCCGAACGGATGGATGGATCCTCTGCGACGGCCCCGTTCATCAGAGCCGCCGCCCGCAGATCTTCTTCGGCGCCCGGGGAACGACCGGGCTCGAGATGACCGTGTACGGGCCGAATCACGGCCTCCACAGCGGACACTACGGAAACTGGGCGCCGAACCCGATCGTGCGGCTGGCGCATCTCATCGACTCGATGCGCGACGAGGAAGGACGGATTCTCGTCCCCGGCTTCGCCGACGACGTGCGGCCCCTCTCGGAGTCCGAAACCCGCGCGATCGCCGCCGTGCCGCGCGTGGACGAGGCGCTCGAGAAGGAGTTCGGCATCGCCCGGCCCGAGGGGAACGGCGCGTCGCTCGTCGAGCTCCTCCATCGGCCGGCCGTGAACGTCCGGGGAATCTCCGCCGGGCACGTCGGCGCGCAGGCCGCGAACGTGATCGTTCCCGAAGCGACCGCCTCGATCGACTTCCGCCTCGTCCCGGACCAGACGCCGGAAGGAGTGCGCCGAAAGATCGAATCGTTCATCGAAAAGCAGGGCTGGTGGATCGTCCGGCAGGAACCGGACGCGGCGACTCGCGCCGCTCACCCGAAGATCGTGAAGCTCGACTGGGAAGGCGGTTACCCGGCGGCCCGAACGTCCATGGATCTTCCCTTCTCCCGCGCGATCCTCGCCGCCGCCGGACGCGCCCTGGGGCCGGACGTGGTGAAGATGCCGATGCTCGGCGGGAGCATTCCGATGTATCTGTTCCAGGACGGAGGCAGGATCCCGGTCGTCGGAGCCCCGATCGCGAACCACGACAACAACCAGCACGCCGCCAACGAGAACCTGCGGCTGAAGAACCTGTGGGACGGGATCGAGCTGTACGCGACACTGTTCGCGGAACTATAG
- a CDS encoding PAS domain-containing protein, which translates to MASDDAVPPPREPVAPEDAVALLQATLDAITEGILVVDENGRIVAFNRSFVSLWGIPARLTAAGDDDALIAFVLEQLQEPAPFVRKVMEVYSNPEAESFDMLLFKDGRRFERRSTPRRVAGRAVGRVWTFRDVTELVRAEEELARAHSLLRATFDATADGILVVDLDGDLLDFNRKVVEMWGIPPEIVTSFDKPRLRAWVMEQVQNPEKFLRKVGEIYREPEGQSYDWVRFKDGRTFERYSMPQKIAGRVVGRVWSFRDVTEQKRLEEELQALRQRKARTP; encoded by the coding sequence GTGGCCTCCGACGATGCCGTTCCCCCGCCCCGCGAGCCGGTCGCGCCCGAGGATGCTGTCGCGCTCCTCCAGGCGACGCTCGACGCGATCACCGAAGGAATTCTCGTCGTCGACGAGAACGGTCGGATCGTCGCGTTCAATCGCTCGTTCGTCTCGTTGTGGGGTATCCCCGCCCGCCTGACGGCCGCCGGAGACGACGATGCGCTCATCGCCTTCGTGCTGGAGCAGCTCCAGGAGCCGGCGCCGTTCGTGCGAAAGGTCATGGAGGTCTACTCGAATCCGGAGGCGGAGAGCTTCGACATGCTTCTCTTCAAGGACGGCCGCCGTTTCGAGCGTCGTTCGACGCCGCGCCGCGTCGCGGGGCGGGCCGTCGGCCGCGTCTGGACGTTCCGCGACGTCACGGAGCTCGTCCGGGCCGAGGAAGAACTCGCACGAGCCCACTCGCTCCTCCGGGCGACTTTCGACGCCACCGCCGACGGAATTCTCGTGGTCGACCTCGACGGGGATCTCCTGGATTTCAATCGGAAGGTCGTCGAGATGTGGGGGATTCCGCCGGAGATCGTGACCTCGTTCGACAAGCCGCGGCTGCGCGCCTGGGTGATGGAGCAGGTGCAGAACCCGGAAAAATTCCTCCGAAAAGTCGGCGAGATCTATCGCGAACCGGAAGGGCAGAGCTACGACTGGGTGCGATTCAAGGACGGCCGCACCTTCGAGCGGTACTCGATGCCGCAGAAGATCGCCGGACGCGTCGTGGGTCGCGTCTGGAGCTTCCGCGACGTCACCGAACAGAAGAGGCTCGAAGAGGAGTTGCAGGCCCTCCGGCAGAGAAAGGCGCGAACCCCGTAA
- a CDS encoding aminotransferase class V-fold PLP-dependent enzyme gives MPASAPPRLPLELSPGQFRSLVDAATSRIERYLEALPRMSSAPPSEGAKLAREIRQGLPENGTDPGPLLDLLFDRVIPTSFCTAGPGYLAYIPGGGIPAAAVADLIADATNRYVGVWAAAPGLAQIEADVVSWFAGIVGYPASARGILTSGGSISNFSAIVTARREKLPPDFLSGTIYVSDQTHHSVAKAAMLAGFPPENVRSIPSDDRFRVRLDRLAQRIADDRASGRTPFLVVGNAGTTNTGAVDDLRALADLARREDLWFHVDAAYGGFFALTAEGRATLAGMELSDSVILDPHKGLFLPYGTGCLLVRDGAALKRAHALTADYLPEMREEDEFVDFCQISPELSRGWRGLRVWLPVRLSGIAPFRENLEEKLALARAAAAALREIPEIEILAEPQLSIVAFRRAWAGRSVEETNAGNRRILESVNARGRVHVTGTMLGPVFAIRICVLSFRTHRERIEMAIEDLRRAIEEEK, from the coding sequence ATGCCGGCTTCCGCGCCGCCGCGACTTCCTCTCGAGCTATCGCCCGGACAATTCCGGTCGCTCGTCGACGCCGCGACGTCCCGGATCGAGCGGTACCTGGAAGCCCTCCCGCGGATGTCTTCGGCGCCGCCGTCGGAGGGCGCGAAGCTCGCCCGCGAGATCCGGCAGGGCCTTCCCGAGAACGGGACGGACCCCGGGCCGCTGCTCGATCTGCTGTTCGACCGCGTCATTCCGACGAGCTTCTGCACGGCCGGGCCGGGCTATCTCGCCTACATCCCCGGCGGCGGCATTCCGGCGGCCGCCGTCGCCGACCTGATCGCCGACGCGACGAACCGCTACGTCGGCGTGTGGGCGGCGGCGCCGGGCCTCGCGCAGATCGAGGCCGACGTCGTCTCCTGGTTCGCCGGGATCGTCGGTTACCCCGCGTCCGCGCGCGGCATTCTCACGTCGGGCGGGTCGATCTCGAACTTCTCGGCGATCGTCACGGCGCGCCGCGAGAAGCTCCCGCCGGATTTCCTCTCCGGAACGATCTACGTTTCCGACCAGACCCACCACTCCGTCGCGAAGGCGGCGATGCTCGCGGGTTTTCCGCCCGAGAACGTCCGCTCGATCCCCTCGGACGACCGATTCCGGGTCCGTCTCGACCGTCTCGCGCAGCGGATCGCCGACGACCGGGCCTCCGGACGAACCCCCTTCCTCGTCGTCGGCAACGCCGGGACGACCAACACGGGCGCGGTCGACGATCTGCGGGCGCTCGCGGACCTCGCCCGGCGCGAGGACCTGTGGTTCCACGTGGACGCGGCGTACGGCGGTTTCTTCGCGCTCACGGCGGAAGGACGGGCGACGCTCGCCGGGATGGAACTCTCGGACTCCGTGATCCTCGATCCCCACAAGGGCCTTTTCCTTCCCTACGGCACCGGATGCCTGCTGGTGCGGGACGGCGCGGCGCTGAAACGGGCCCACGCGCTGACGGCCGATTACCTCCCCGAGATGCGCGAGGAGGACGAGTTCGTCGACTTCTGCCAGATCTCCCCCGAGCTGTCCCGAGGATGGCGCGGGCTGCGCGTCTGGCTCCCCGTTCGCCTCTCCGGGATCGCGCCCTTCCGGGAAAACCTGGAGGAGAAGCTCGCGCTCGCGCGCGCCGCGGCGGCCGCGCTGCGGGAGATTCCGGAGATCGAGATCCTCGCCGAGCCGCAGCTCTCGATCGTCGCGTTCCGGCGGGCGTGGGCCGGCCGGTCGGTCGAGGAAACGAACGCCGGAAACCGCCGGATCCTCGAGAGCGTCAACGCGCGCGGCCGGGTGCACGTCACCGGCACGATGCTCGGGCCCGTCTTCGCGATCCGGATCTGCGTTCTCTCGTTCCGCACCCACCGGGAGAGGATCGAGATGGCGATCGAGGATCTGCGCCGGGCGATCGAAGAAGAGAAGTAG
- a CDS encoding PAS domain-containing sensor histidine kinase produces MTPLPSLSGEEYRRLVEHGPVMVWRSGEDGGCDYFNASWLRFTGRPIEDELGDGWSAGVHPDDLGSCLRVYRDHFRRRAPFEMEYRLRRNDGAYRWVVDRGTPSFDGARFRGFIGSCVDIHERHEAAETKEVFLRMMAHELRTPLQSIRMFVEVMRRQAGSGIPNTGDTFRKLMAQLERLSRLVDDLAIASRAGELAVAPPVPVDLAALVRGVVEFRAHALEAEDGRRRHTIEVVEGEGVPLPVAGDPARLQQVFANVLENAIKYSPEGGAIRVSLARDGSRAVVRIADSGIGIPGPEVASIGRRFFRGSNVSDRNYPGLGLGFALAREIVERHGGTIGIESALGRGTTVSVSLPAASE; encoded by the coding sequence GTGACCCCTCTGCCCTCCCTTTCGGGCGAGGAATACCGGAGGCTCGTGGAGCACGGGCCCGTGATGGTCTGGCGTTCGGGCGAAGACGGGGGCTGCGACTATTTCAACGCGTCGTGGCTCCGTTTCACGGGCCGACCGATCGAGGACGAGCTCGGAGACGGCTGGTCGGCGGGAGTTCATCCCGACGATCTCGGCTCGTGCCTTCGCGTCTACCGCGACCACTTCCGGCGGCGCGCGCCGTTCGAGATGGAGTACCGGCTTCGCCGGAACGACGGCGCGTATCGCTGGGTCGTGGACCGGGGGACGCCGAGCTTCGACGGTGCGCGATTCCGCGGTTTCATCGGCTCGTGCGTCGACATCCACGAGCGCCACGAGGCGGCCGAGACCAAGGAGGTCTTCCTCCGGATGATGGCGCACGAACTGCGCACGCCTCTCCAGTCGATCCGGATGTTCGTCGAGGTGATGCGCCGGCAGGCGGGGTCCGGAATTCCGAACACCGGAGACACGTTCCGAAAACTGATGGCCCAGCTCGAGCGGCTCTCGCGGCTCGTCGACGACCTCGCGATCGCGAGCCGCGCCGGGGAGCTCGCCGTCGCGCCTCCCGTTCCGGTCGACCTCGCGGCCCTCGTCCGGGGGGTCGTCGAATTCCGCGCGCACGCTCTCGAGGCCGAAGACGGCCGCCGCCGGCACACGATCGAGGTCGTCGAAGGGGAGGGGGTGCCCCTCCCGGTTGCCGGCGATCCCGCGCGGCTCCAGCAGGTGTTCGCGAACGTCCTCGAGAACGCGATCAAGTACTCGCCGGAGGGAGGCGCGATCCGCGTCTCTCTCGCCCGCGACGGAAGCCGGGCCGTCGTGCGGATCGCCGACTCCGGAATCGGCATCCCCGGGCCGGAGGTGGCATCGATCGGGCGGAGGTTTTTCCGGGGGAGCAACGTTTCGGATCGGAACTACCCGGGGCTCGGGCTGGGCTTCGCGCTCGCCCGCGAGATCGTCGAGCGGCACGGCGGAACGATCGGGATCGAGAGCGCGCTCGGACGCGGAACGACGGTTTCGGTGTCGCTGCCCGCGGCGTCAGAGTGA
- a CDS encoding enoyl-CoA hydratase-related protein — protein sequence MIAMEDAGGVAVLRMDDGKANAIQDRFLADLEGALDRAAGAPALVLTGARKIFSAGLDLPALASLPREAIGGLMRDFHRTMLRVFLWPAPVVCAVNGHAFAGGCVLAMQADRRVMAEGDTKIGINEVRLGLQLPAIVIETFRAQLSPGSLAAAALEGKLFTPREAEEAGIVDEVVLAADLERRAAEIARGLAEGGAAFGAIKAMLRRPAADALARQSEEDARAWLDGWFSEAGRRKVADAVARLQSRS from the coding sequence ATGATCGCCATGGAAGACGCCGGCGGGGTCGCCGTTCTCCGCATGGACGACGGCAAGGCCAACGCGATCCAGGATCGCTTCCTCGCGGATCTGGAGGGCGCGCTCGACCGCGCCGCCGGCGCCCCGGCCCTCGTGCTGACGGGGGCCCGGAAGATCTTCAGCGCCGGGCTCGACCTTCCGGCGCTCGCGTCGCTCCCGCGCGAGGCGATCGGCGGCCTGATGCGCGACTTCCACCGGACCATGCTCCGCGTGTTCCTCTGGCCGGCGCCCGTCGTCTGCGCCGTCAACGGACACGCGTTCGCCGGCGGCTGCGTGCTCGCGATGCAGGCCGACCGGCGCGTGATGGCGGAAGGCGATACGAAGATCGGGATCAACGAGGTCCGCCTCGGCCTGCAACTTCCCGCGATCGTCATCGAAACCTTCCGGGCCCAGCTCTCCCCGGGATCGCTCGCGGCGGCGGCCCTCGAGGGGAAGCTCTTCACTCCGCGGGAAGCGGAGGAGGCGGGAATCGTCGACGAGGTGGTGCTGGCGGCGGATCTCGAGAGACGCGCCGCCGAGATCGCCCGCGGTCTCGCCGAAGGAGGCGCGGCGTTCGGCGCGATCAAGGCGATGCTGCGTCGGCCGGCCGCGGATGCGCTCGCGCGGCAGTCCGAAGAGGATGCCCGCGCCTGGCTCGACGGCTGGTTCTCGGAGGCCGGCCGGCGCAAGGTCGCCGACGCGGTGGCCCGCCTCCAGAGCCGGTCGTGA
- a CDS encoding Rieske (2Fe-2S) protein, which yields MSTEPPPLSGPPLDDSRRRWLSAFLATSVGATILSFLYPVLRYLIPPVTSEPSLSELELPFKSSDLPPNSGRIVPFGGKPILVFRTPAGELKALSAVCTHLNCTVQYRKDRSDVWCACHNGTYNLDGGNVSGPPPRPLTALEVNVRGDKIVVRKA from the coding sequence ATGTCGACCGAGCCGCCGCCGCTTTCCGGTCCTCCGCTGGACGACTCGAGGCGGCGGTGGCTCTCCGCATTCCTGGCGACGAGCGTCGGCGCGACGATCCTCTCGTTCCTCTATCCGGTGCTCCGGTACCTGATCCCCCCGGTCACGTCCGAGCCGTCCCTCTCGGAGCTCGAGCTCCCCTTCAAATCCTCGGATCTCCCTCCGAATTCCGGACGGATCGTGCCGTTCGGGGGCAAGCCGATCCTGGTCTTCCGAACTCCCGCCGGTGAGCTCAAGGCGCTCAGCGCCGTCTGCACCCATCTGAACTGCACGGTTCAGTACCGGAAGGATCGTTCGGACGTCTGGTGCGCCTGCCACAACGGAACGTACAACCTCGACGGGGGGAACGTGTCGGGACCGCCTCCCCGGCCGCTCACGGCGCTCGAGGTCAACGTTCGCGGAGACAAGATCGTTGTCCGCAAAGCGTGA
- a CDS encoding cytochrome bc complex cytochrome b subunit, giving the protein MSAKREIGFRERALEAVGWEKLRHFTEKKDVPVHGSMVFYYLGGMALFLFLIQAATGILLLLYYRPSASEAYESVQYIMAEVPFGWLIRSIHSWGANIFVGVVILHFLSAFFEKAYRPPRQFTWLSGTALLFLAFAFGFSGYLLPWNTLSYFATKVGTDVPAQIPGIGPLLSRILRGGSDVTGATLSRFYGVHVAILPATATLLLGIHLYLVQLHGMSVPPAVERAGPPRRMKFFPDFLLRDMVGWLTAVALLAVLCVFFPWELGRKADPFAPAPAGIRPEWYFLSMFQALKYLPATIAGIPGELFGIVGFGVIGLVVLLVPFLDGRAVEGRSSPWWNRIGVLLLLAALALTVLALLPQPGAGAS; this is encoded by the coding sequence TTGTCCGCAAAGCGTGAGATCGGGTTCCGCGAGCGAGCGCTCGAAGCGGTCGGCTGGGAGAAGCTGCGCCATTTCACCGAGAAGAAGGACGTCCCCGTTCACGGGTCGATGGTCTTCTACTACCTCGGGGGAATGGCCCTGTTCCTCTTCCTGATCCAGGCGGCGACCGGGATCCTGCTCCTGCTCTACTACCGTCCGAGCGCCTCGGAGGCGTACGAAAGCGTCCAGTACATCATGGCGGAAGTCCCCTTCGGCTGGCTGATCCGCTCGATCCACTCCTGGGGAGCGAACATCTTCGTCGGGGTCGTGATCCTGCACTTCCTGTCCGCGTTCTTCGAGAAAGCGTATCGGCCGCCGAGGCAGTTCACCTGGCTCTCGGGCACGGCCCTGCTCTTCCTCGCCTTCGCGTTCGGCTTTTCGGGATACCTGCTGCCGTGGAACACCCTTTCCTACTTCGCGACGAAGGTCGGGACCGACGTGCCGGCGCAGATCCCGGGAATCGGGCCCCTCCTTTCCCGCATCCTCCGCGGCGGCTCCGACGTGACCGGCGCGACCCTGTCGCGCTTCTACGGCGTCCACGTCGCGATCCTGCCCGCGACCGCGACCCTCCTCCTGGGGATCCACCTCTATCTCGTGCAGCTCCACGGCATGAGCGTTCCGCCCGCGGTCGAGCGCGCCGGACCGCCGCGGCGCATGAAGTTCTTCCCGGACTTCCTCCTGCGCGACATGGTCGGCTGGCTGACCGCCGTCGCGCTTCTCGCGGTCCTCTGCGTCTTCTTTCCCTGGGAGCTCGGCCGCAAGGCCGATCCTTTCGCTCCCGCTCCCGCCGGCATTCGGCCCGAGTGGTACTTCCTCTCGATGTTCCAGGCGCTCAAGTACCTTCCCGCGACGATCGCCGGAATCCCCGGCGAGCTCTTCGGAATCGTCGGTTTCGGGGTGATCGGGCTCGTGGTCCTGCTCGTCCCGTTCCTCGACGGGAGGGCGGTGGAGGGGCGCTCCTCGCCCTGGTGGAACCGGATCGGCGTGCTGCTGCTGCTGGCGGCGCTCGCGCTGACGGTCCTCGCGCTGCTCCCGCAGCCGGGCGCGGGCGCCTCGTGA